The Streptococcus mitis genome has a segment encoding these proteins:
- a CDS encoding DNA translocase FtsK: MANKNTSKTRRRPSKAELERKEAIQRMLISLGIALLLIFAAFKLGAAGITLYNLIRLLVGSLAYLAIFGILLYLFFFKWIRKQEGLLSGFFTIFAGLLLIFEAYLVWKYGLGKSVLKGTMAQVVTDLTGFRTTSFAGGGLIGVALYIPTAFLFSNIGTYFIGSILILAGALLISPWSVYDIAEFFSRGFAKWREGHERRKEERFVKQEEKARQKAEEEARLEREEVEKALLDLPPVDVETGEILTEDVVLDAPPVPEEEWVEPEIILPQAELEFAEQEDGSDDEDVRVDFSAKEALEYKLPSLQLFAPDKPKDQSKEKKIVRENIKILEETFASFGIKVTVERAEIGPSVTKYEVKPAVGVRVNRISNLADDLALALAAKDVRIEAPIPGKSLVGIEVPNSEIATVSFRELWEQSQTKAENLLEIPLGKAVNGTARAFDLSKMPHLLVAGSTGSGKSVAVNGIIASILMKARPDQVKFMMVDPKMVELSVYNDIPHLLIPVVTNPRKASKALQKVVDEMENRYELFAKVGVRNIAGFNAKVEEFNAQSEYKQVPLPLIVVIVDELADLMMVASKEVEDAIIRLGQKARAAGIHMILATQRPSVDVISGLIKANVPSRVAFAVSSGTDSRTILDENGAEKLLGRGDMLFKPIDENHPVRLQGSFISDDDVERIVNFIKAQADADYDESFDPGEVSENEGEFSDGESGGDPLFEEAKALVIETQKASASMIQRRLSVGFNRATRLMEELEMAGVIGPAEGTKPRKVLQQ; this comes from the coding sequence ATGGCAAATAAGAATACAAGTAAAACAAGACGGAGACCGTCTAAAGCAGAACTCGAAAGAAAAGAAGCGATTCAACGAATGTTGATTTCGTTGGGAATCGCGCTTTTATTGATTTTCGCAGCCTTCAAATTAGGGGCTGCAGGTATCACCCTTTACAATTTAATTCGCTTGCTGGTGGGTAGCCTAGCTTATCTGGCAATATTTGGTATCCTGCTCTATCTCTTCTTTTTCAAGTGGATACGAAAACAGGAAGGGCTCCTATCTGGCTTTTTCACCATATTTGCAGGTTTGCTCTTGATTTTTGAGGCCTACTTAGTTTGGAAATATGGTTTGGGCAAGTCCGTTCTAAAGGGAACCATGGCTCAGGTTGTGACTGATTTGACTGGTTTTCGAACGACCAGTTTTGCTGGAGGTGGCTTGATTGGGGTTGCTCTTTATATTCCAACTGCCTTTCTCTTTTCAAATATCGGCACTTACTTTATTGGTTCTATCTTGATTTTAGCAGGCGCTCTCCTAATCAGTCCTTGGTCTGTTTACGATATTGCTGAATTTTTCAGTAGAGGATTTGCCAAATGGCGAGAAGGGCATGAGCGTCGAAAAGAGGAACGTTTTGTCAAACAGGAAGAAAAAGCTCGTCAAAAGGCTGAGGAAGAGGCTAGATTAGAACGAGAAGAGGTCGAAAAAGCCTTACTCGATTTGCCTCCTGTCGATGTGGAAACGGGTGAAATACTGACAGAAGATGTTGTGCTTGACGCTCCACCTGTTCCAGAAGAAGAGTGGGTGGAACCAGAAATCATCCTGCCTCAAGCTGAACTTGAATTCGCTGAACAGGAAGATGGCTCAGATGATGAAGACGTACGGGTTGATTTTTCAGCTAAGGAAGCCCTTGAATACAAACTTCCAAGCTTACAACTCTTTGCCCCTGATAAACCCAAAGACCAGTCTAAAGAGAAGAAAATCGTTCGGGAAAACATCAAAATCCTAGAAGAAACCTTTGCTAGCTTTGGTATCAAGGTGACGGTTGAACGGGCTGAAATTGGCCCATCCGTGACCAAGTATGAAGTCAAGCCAGCAGTAGGTGTAAGGGTCAACCGCATTTCCAATCTAGCAGATGACCTCGCTCTAGCCTTGGCAGCCAAGGATGTTCGAATTGAAGCACCTATCCCAGGGAAATCTTTAGTGGGAATCGAAGTACCTAACTCTGAGATTGCGACAGTTTCTTTCCGCGAACTATGGGAACAATCTCAAACAAAAGCAGAAAATCTCTTGGAAATTCCTCTAGGAAAGGCGGTTAATGGCACCGCAAGAGCTTTTGACCTTTCCAAAATGCCCCACTTGCTAGTTGCAGGTTCAACCGGTTCAGGGAAGTCAGTAGCTGTTAACGGCATTATTGCTAGCATTCTCATGAAGGCGAGACCAGACCAAGTTAAATTTATGATGGTCGATCCCAAGATGGTTGAGTTGTCTGTTTACAATGACATTCCTCATCTCTTGATTCCAGTTGTGACCAATCCACGTAAGGCCAGCAAGGCTTTGCAAAAGGTCGTTGATGAAATGGAAAATCGTTATGAACTCTTTGCCAAGGTGGGAGTTCGGAATATTGCAGGTTTTAATGCCAAGGTAGAAGAGTTTAATGCCCAATCTGAATACAAGCAGGTTCCATTACCGCTTATTGTCGTGATTGTGGATGAGTTGGCTGACCTTATGATGGTAGCCAGCAAGGAAGTGGAAGATGCTATCATTCGTCTCGGACAGAAGGCGCGTGCTGCAGGTATCCACATGATTCTTGCAACCCAGCGTCCATCCGTTGACGTCATTTCTGGTCTGATCAAGGCCAATGTCCCATCTCGTGTCGCTTTCGCAGTTTCATCAGGAACAGACTCCCGTACTATTTTAGATGAAAATGGAGCTGAGAAACTGCTTGGACGTGGAGATATGCTCTTTAAACCAATCGATGAAAATCATCCAGTTCGTCTCCAAGGCTCCTTTATCTCGGATGATGATGTTGAACGCATCGTAAACTTCATTAAGGCTCAGGCTGATGCGGACTACGATGAGAGTTTTGATCCAGGTGAGGTTTCTGAAAATGAAGGAGAATTTTCAGATGGTGAATCTGGTGGAGATCCGCTTTTTGAAGAAGCCAAAGCTCTAGTCATTGAGACCCAGAAAGCCAGTGCTTCTATGATTCAGCGTCGTTTGTCAGTTGGATTTAACCGTGCGACTCGTCTCATGGAAGAACTGGAGATGGCAGGTGTTATCGGTCCAGCTGAAGGTACCAAACCAAGAAAAGTATTGCAACAATAA
- a CDS encoding PTS fructose transporter subunit IIABC — protein MKIQDLLRKDVMLLDLQATEKTAVIEEMIKSLTDHGYVTDFETFKEGILAREALTSTGLGDGIAMPHSKNAAVKEATVLFAKSNKGVDYESLDGQPTDLFFMIAAPEGANDTHLAALAELSQYLMKDGFADKLRQATSADQVIELFNQASEKAEEPVQAPTNDSGDFIVAVTACTTGIAHTYMAQEALQKVAAEMGVGIKVETNGASGVGNQLTAEDIRKAKAVIIAADKAVEMDRFDGKPLINRPVADGIRKTEELINLALSGDAEVYRAANGAKAATASNKKQSLGGAFYKHLMSGVSQMLPFVIGGGIMIALAFLIDGALGVPNENLGNLGSYHELASMFMKIGGAAFGLMLPVFAGYVAYSIAEKPGLVAGFVAGAIAKEGFAFGKIPYAAGGEATSTLAGVSSGFLGALVGGFIAGALVLAIKKYVKVPRSLEGAKSILLLPLLGTILTGFVMLAVNILMAAINTAMNDFLGGLGGGSAVLLGIVLGGMMAVDMGGPVNKAAYVFGTGTLAATVSSGGSVAMAAVMAGGMVPPLAIFVATLLFKDKFTKEERNSGLTNIIMGLSFITEGAIPFGAADPARAIPSFILGSAVAGGLVGLTGIKLMAPHGGIFVIALTSNALLYLVSVLVGAIVSGVVYGYLRKPQA, from the coding sequence ATGAAAATTCAAGACCTATTGAGAAAAGATGTCATGTTGCTGGATTTGCAAGCAACTGAAAAAACAGCTGTCATCGAAGAGATGATTAAAAGCTTGACAGACCACGGTTATGTGACAGATTTTGAAACCTTTAAAGAAGGAATTTTGGCGCGTGAAGCTTTGACTTCTACTGGTTTGGGTGATGGTATCGCAATGCCTCATAGCAAAAATGCTGCTGTCAAAGAAGCGACAGTTCTCTTTGCCAAGTCAAACAAGGGTGTTGACTACGAGAGCTTGGATGGGCAACCAACTGACCTTTTCTTTATGATTGCAGCTCCAGAAGGTGCCAATGATACTCACTTAGCAGCCTTGGCAGAATTGTCTCAATACTTGATGAAAGACGGTTTTGCTGACAAACTTCGTCAAGCAACATCAGCTGACCAAGTTATCGAACTTTTTAACCAAGCTTCAGAAAAAGCTGAGGAGCCAGTTCAAGCACCTACCAATGACTCTGGTGACTTTATCGTTGCTGTTACAGCTTGTACAACAGGTATCGCCCACACTTATATGGCCCAAGAAGCTCTTCAAAAAGTGGCTGCTGAAATGGGTGTTGGAATCAAGGTTGAAACCAACGGTGCTAGCGGTGTTGGAAACCAACTAACTGCTGAGGACATCCGCAAGGCTAAAGCTGTTATCATCGCAGCAGACAAGGCTGTAGAAATGGATCGTTTCGATGGTAAACCATTGATCAATCGTCCAGTTGCTGACGGTATCCGTAAGACAGAAGAGTTGATTAACTTGGCTCTTTCAGGAGATGCTGAAGTCTATCGTGCTGCTAATGGAGCCAAAGCTGCAACAGCCTCTAACAAAAAACAAAGCCTTGGTGGTGCCTTCTACAAACACTTGATGAGTGGTGTATCGCAAATGTTGCCATTTGTTATTGGCGGTGGTATTATGATTGCCCTTGCCTTCTTGATTGACGGTGCTTTGGGTGTTCCGAATGAAAACCTTGGTAATCTTGGTTCTTACCATGAGTTAGCTTCTATGTTCATGAAAATTGGTGGTGCAGCCTTTGGATTGATGCTCCCAGTCTTTGCAGGTTATGTTGCCTACTCTATCGCTGAAAAACCAGGTTTGGTAGCAGGTTTCGTGGCTGGTGCTATTGCCAAAGAAGGTTTTGCATTTGGTAAAATTCCTTATGCTGCAGGTGGTGAAGCAACTTCAACTCTTGCAGGTGTCTCATCTGGTTTCCTAGGTGCCCTTGTTGGTGGATTTATTGCAGGTGCTTTGGTTCTTGCTATCAAGAAATACGTTAAAGTTCCTCGTTCACTTGAAGGTGCAAAATCAATCCTTCTCTTGCCACTTCTTGGGACAATCTTGACTGGATTTGTTATGCTAGCTGTTAACATCCTAATGGCAGCAATCAACACTGCTATGAATGACTTCCTAGGCGGTCTTGGAGGCGGTTCAGCTGTCCTTCTTGGTATCGTCCTTGGTGGAATGATGGCTGTTGACATGGGTGGACCAGTTAACAAAGCGGCTTATGTCTTTGGTACAGGTACGCTTGCAGCTACTGTTTCTTCAGGAGGTTCTGTAGCCATGGCAGCAGTTATGGCTGGAGGAATGGTGCCACCACTTGCTATCTTTGTCGCAACACTTCTTTTCAAAGATAAATTTACCAAAGAAGAACGTAACTCTGGTTTGACAAATATCATCATGGGCTTGTCATTCATCACTGAGGGAGCGATTCCATTTGGTGCCGCTGACCCAGCTCGTGCTATCCCAAGCTTCATCCTTGGTTCAGCAGTAGCAGGCGGACTCGTTGGTCTTACTGGTATCAAACTCATGGCACCACACGGAGGAATCTTCGTGATTGCCCTTACTTCAAATGCTCTTCTTTACCTCGTTTCTGTCTTGGTAGGAGCAATCGTAAGTGGTGTGGTCTATGGTTACCTACGCAAACCACAAGCATAA
- the pfkB gene encoding 1-phosphofructokinase, with protein sequence MIYTVTLNPSIDYIVRLDQVQVGSVNRMDSDDKFAGGKGINVSRVLKRLGIPNTATGFIGGFTGEFITDTLAEEEIETRFVQVAEDTRINVKIKADQETEINGTGPTVEPEQLEELKAILSSLTAEDTVVFAGSSARNLGNVIYKDLIALTRQTGAQVVCDFEGQTLIDSLDYQPLLVKPNNHELGAIFGIKLESLDEIEKYARELLAKGAQNVIISMAGDGALLVTSEGAYFAKPIKGTVKNSVGAGDSMVAGFTGEFVKSKDAVEAFKWGVACGTATTFSDDLATAEFIKETYEKVEVEKR encoded by the coding sequence ATGATTTATACAGTCACACTCAATCCATCCATTGACTATATCGTTCGTTTGGATCAAGTTCAAGTCGGTAGTGTCAATCGAATGGACAGTGATGATAAGTTTGCTGGTGGGAAAGGAATCAATGTCAGTCGTGTCTTGAAACGCTTGGGTATTCCAAATACAGCGACTGGATTTATCGGAGGTTTTACTGGTGAATTTATCACAGATACTCTGGCAGAGGAAGAAATCGAGACACGTTTTGTCCAAGTGGCAGAAGATACTCGTATCAATGTTAAAATCAAAGCGGATCAAGAAACAGAAATCAACGGAACGGGTCCAACTGTTGAGCCCGAACAACTTGAAGAGTTAAAAGCCATTCTTTCAAGTCTGACAGCAGAAGATACGGTTGTCTTTGCAGGTTCAAGTGCTAGAAATCTAGGCAATGTAATCTACAAGGATTTGATTGCCTTGACACGTCAGACAGGTGCGCAAGTGGTTTGTGACTTTGAAGGACAGACCTTGATTGATAGTTTGGACTACCAGCCACTTTTGGTCAAACCAAACAATCATGAACTTGGAGCGATTTTTGGGATTAAACTCGAAAGTTTAGATGAAATTGAGAAATACGCGCGAGAGTTACTGGCTAAAGGTGCTCAAAATGTGATTATCTCTATGGCTGGTGATGGTGCCCTTCTTGTCACATCTGAGGGAGCTTACTTTGCTAAACCAATCAAGGGGACAGTCAAAAATTCAGTTGGAGCTGGTGACTCTATGGTTGCTGGATTTACAGGTGAATTTGTCAAATCTAAAGATGCAGTAGAAGCCTTCAAATGGGGAGTTGCTTGTGGAACAGCAACGACATTCTCAGATGACTTGGCAACGGCAGAATTTATTAAAGAAACATATGAAAAAGTTGAGGTAGAAAAAAGATGA
- a CDS encoding DeoR/GlpR family DNA-binding transcription regulator: MLKTERKQLILEELNQHHVVSLEKLVSLLETSESTVRRDLDELEAENKLRRVHGGAELPHSLQEEETIQEKSVKNLQEKKLLAQKAASLIKEQDVIFIDAGTTTAFLIHELVNKNITVVTNSIHHAAQLVEKQIPTVMVGGSVKMATDASIGGVALNQINQLHFDRAFIGMNGVDDGYYTTPDMEEGAVKRAILENAKQTYVLVDSSKIGQTCFAKVAPLKRAIVITSQGHELLQAIKEKTEVIEV; the protein is encoded by the coding sequence GTGTTAAAAACAGAGCGGAAGCAACTGATTTTAGAGGAGTTAAATCAACATCATGTAGTTTCTCTAGAAAAATTAGTTAGTTTGTTAGAAACGTCAGAATCAACGGTTCGAAGAGATTTGGATGAGTTGGAAGCGGAAAACAAGCTTCGTCGCGTGCATGGTGGAGCAGAATTGCCCCATTCCTTGCAGGAAGAAGAAACCATTCAAGAAAAATCTGTCAAAAACCTTCAAGAAAAGAAGTTGCTGGCTCAGAAGGCAGCCTCTCTCATCAAGGAACAAGATGTCATCTTTATCGATGCTGGAACAACAACTGCTTTTTTGATTCATGAATTGGTTAATAAGAATATTACTGTTGTGACAAATTCGATTCACCATGCCGCTCAGTTGGTTGAAAAGCAGATTCCAACTGTCATGGTTGGAGGAAGTGTCAAGATGGCGACAGATGCTAGTATCGGGGGCGTTGCTCTTAACCAGATTAACCAATTGCACTTTGACCGTGCCTTTATCGGGATGAATGGTGTGGACGATGGTTATTATACGACTCCTGATATGGAAGAGGGAGCTGTGAAGCGTGCTATTTTAGAAAATGCCAAACAGACCTATGTCTTGGTGGATTCGTCTAAAATTGGACAAACTTGCTTTGCCAAGGTAGCACCACTCAAACGAGCTATTGTTATCACAAGTCAAGGGCATGAGCTCTTGCAGGCTATTAAGGAGAAAACGGAGGTAATAGAAGTATGA
- a CDS encoding Nramp family divalent metal transporter: protein MSSHKKVSLSEINQSIDTPNNNHFWQNLNAFLGPGALVAVGYMDPGNWITSVVGGASYKYSLLFVILISSLIAMQLQQMAGKLGIVTQMDLAQATAHHSPKWLRYSLWVILELALMATDLAEVLGSAIALNLLFKIPIMIAILLTVLDVFLLLLLMKFGFKKIEAIVTTLILTILAIFTYLVALSHPSFQGIVEGYLPNATLFESPLPGHESQLTLALGIVGATVMPHNLYLHSSLSQTRKINHKDKNDVRKAVRFMTWDSNLQLSLAFVVNSLLLILGAALFFGHASEISAFSQMYNALQDSTIAGAIASSTLSTLFALALLASGQNSTITGTLTGQIVMEGFLHMRLPQWFIRLATRLFALLPVMIVAVLFGHQEKTLDQLLVYSQVFLSIALPFSIFPLIYLTSKKSLMGEFTNAKWNTILGYIVSIILTILNVKLLFDIF, encoded by the coding sequence ATGTCTTCTCATAAAAAAGTGTCACTCTCTGAGATTAATCAATCTATCGATACTCCAAATAACAATCATTTCTGGCAAAATTTAAATGCCTTTTTAGGTCCGGGTGCTCTTGTCGCAGTTGGTTATATGGATCCAGGAAACTGGATTACCAGTGTAGTCGGTGGTGCTTCCTATAAGTATAGTCTCTTGTTTGTTATCTTGATTTCATCTCTCATTGCCATGCAACTTCAGCAGATGGCAGGAAAGCTTGGTATTGTAACCCAGATGGACCTGGCTCAAGCAACGGCTCATCATTCACCTAAATGGCTTCGTTATAGTCTATGGGTGATTTTAGAATTAGCCTTGATGGCGACAGATCTGGCAGAAGTTCTAGGTTCAGCGATTGCTCTCAATCTTCTCTTTAAGATTCCGATTATGATAGCAATTCTCTTGACCGTGTTGGATGTTTTTCTCTTATTGCTTCTGATGAAATTTGGCTTTAAGAAGATTGAAGCTATTGTGACAACACTGATTTTAACCATTCTAGCAATTTTTACCTATCTGGTAGCTTTGTCACATCCAAGCTTCCAAGGAATCGTTGAGGGTTATCTACCGAATGCAACCTTATTTGAAAGTCCCTTGCCAGGGCATGAAAGTCAATTAACCTTGGCACTAGGGATCGTGGGAGCAACGGTTATGCCCCATAACCTCTATTTGCATTCTTCCTTGTCACAAACTCGGAAAATCAATCACAAGGACAAGAATGATGTTCGAAAAGCCGTGCGCTTTATGACCTGGGATTCAAATCTCCAATTATCCTTGGCCTTTGTGGTTAACTCCCTTCTATTAATTCTCGGGGCGGCTCTCTTTTTCGGCCATGCATCTGAGATTTCTGCCTTCTCTCAAATGTATAATGCCTTGCAGGATTCTACTATTGCAGGAGCTATAGCTAGCTCGACCTTATCAACCTTGTTTGCCTTGGCTTTATTAGCCAGTGGTCAAAATTCGACAATTACGGGTACCTTGACTGGACAAATCGTTATGGAAGGTTTCTTGCATATGAGATTACCTCAATGGTTCATTCGTTTGGCAACTCGTCTCTTTGCCTTGTTGCCTGTCATGATTGTAGCGGTTCTGTTTGGTCATCAGGAAAAAACATTAGATCAGTTATTGGTTTATTCACAAGTCTTTCTTTCGATTGCTCTTCCATTTTCAATCTTCCCACTGATTTATCTAACTTCTAAGAAATCACTGATGGGAGAATTTACCAATGCCAAATGGAATACCATCCTTGGCTATATCGTTTCCATTATCTTAACAATTCTCAATGTGAAATTGTTATTTGATATTTTCTAA
- a CDS encoding SGNH/GDSL hydrolase family protein has translation MAVQLLENWLLKEQEKIQTKYRHLNQVSVVEPDILFIGDSIVEYYPLQELFGTSKTIVNRGIRGYQTGLLLENLDAHLYGGAVDKIVLLIGTNDIGKDVPVNEALNNLEAIIQSIARDYPLTEIKLLSILPVNEGEEYKQTVYIRTNEKIQKWNQAYQELASAYMQVEFVPVFDSLIDQEGQLKKDYTTDGLHLSVPGYHVLTKALKDYLL, from the coding sequence GTGGCAGTACAGTTATTAGAAAATTGGTTACTAAAGGAACAAGAAAAAATCCAAACCAAGTATCGTCACTTAAATCAGGTTTCTGTTGTAGAGCCAGATATTCTTTTTATTGGGGATTCCATTGTCGAATATTATCCTCTGCAGGAACTATTTGGGACTTCAAAGACGATTGTCAATCGAGGTATTCGAGGTTATCAGACAGGGCTGTTACTAGAGAATCTAGATGCGCATCTGTACGGTGGAGCAGTAGATAAAATTGTCCTTTTGATTGGGACAAATGATATCGGAAAAGATGTTCCAGTGAATGAGGCTCTCAATAATCTCGAAGCTATCATACAATCCATTGCTCGCGATTATCCATTGACTGAGATTAAATTGCTTTCCATTTTGCCAGTCAATGAGGGAGAGGAGTACAAGCAGACAGTCTATATCCGCACGAATGAAAAAATTCAGAAATGGAATCAAGCCTATCAAGAGCTTGCTTCTGCCTATATGCAGGTAGAATTTGTGCCAGTTTTTGATAGTTTGATAGACCAAGAAGGTCAACTCAAAAAAGATTATACAACTGATGGGTTGCACCTTAGTGTTCCCGGTTATCATGTTTTGACCAAAGCTTTGAAAGACTATCTTTTGTAG
- a CDS encoding HAD family hydrolase: MTIKVIATDMDGTLLDARGQLDLPRLEKILDQLDQRGIRFVIATGNEIHRMRQLLEHLVDRVVLVVANGARIFENNELIQAQTWDDAIVDKALAHFKGRACQDQFVVTSMKGGFVKEGTIFTDLESFMTPEMIEKFYQRMQFVDELTSDLFGGVLKMSMVVGEERLSSVLEEINDLFDGRVRAVSSGYGCIDILQAGIHKAWGLEELLKRWDLTSQQIMAFGDSENDVEMLEMAGIAYAMENADDKAKAVATALAPANSQGGVYQVLENWLEKGE; this comes from the coding sequence ATGACGATTAAGGTAATTGCAACAGATATGGATGGGACCTTGCTGGATGCTAGAGGCCAGCTTGATCTCCCACGTTTGGAAAAGATTTTAGATCAGTTGGATCAAAGGGGTATTCGTTTTGTCATTGCGACTGGGAATGAAATTCACCGCATGAGGCAACTACTGGAGCACTTGGTCGATCGGGTGGTTCTGGTTGTTGCAAACGGTGCTCGTATTTTTGAAAACAATGAACTGATTCAGGCTCAGACTTGGGATGATGCCATTGTCGATAAGGCTTTGGCTCATTTTAAGGGTCGAGCGTGTCAGGATCAGTTTGTTGTAACGTCTATGAAGGGTGGTTTCGTCAAAGAAGGTACGATTTTTACAGACCTTGAAAGTTTTATGACTCCAGAAATGATTGAAAAATTCTACCAACGGATGCAATTTGTGGACGAATTAACCTCTGACCTCTTTGGTGGTGTGCTCAAGATGAGTATGGTTGTTGGTGAGGAACGTTTGAGTTCGGTCTTGGAAGAAATCAATGACCTCTTTGATGGCCGTGTTCGTGCTGTATCGAGTGGCTATGGTTGCATTGATATCCTTCAAGCTGGAATTCATAAAGCATGGGGCTTGGAAGAATTACTCAAGCGCTGGGACTTGACCTCCCAACAAATCATGGCTTTTGGTGACAGTGAAAATGATGTTGAAATGCTTGAAATGGCTGGAATTGCCTATGCGATGGAAAATGCTGATGATAAGGCCAAAGCTGTGGCGACGGCTCTAGCGCCAGCCAACAGCCAAGGCGGAGTTTATCAAGTCTTGGAAAACTGGTTAGAAAAAGGAGAATGA
- a CDS encoding CapA family protein, producing the protein MQRRQERHKRGPVFRFMRGLVNFFRSYRKWSNKGFVAVLLLAVALSMGLVLLFESFQGIPLTSQKKDAISQETNKYNQNSKDQEEEKIARIMANGDLLYHIPIYRSALKEDGTYDFHENFEYVKPWLKQADLILGDFEGTVNKDHYLAGYPLFNAPGEVMDAIKDAGYQVLDLAHNHILDSQIEGVVSTADAIEKAGMTPIGVYTHESRDQAPLVIKEVNGIKVALLAYSYGFNGIEQSISQEDYNRYLSDLNEDKMRDEIERAEKEADITIIMPQMGVEYRLEPTEEQKALYHKMIDWGADIIFGGHPHVVEPSETVEKDGDKKLIIYSMGNFISNQRIETMQDEENAKWTERGVLMDVTIKKKDGKTTIETAKAHPSWVNRTPKGTYSPEGYPLFLYQTYILEDFIEGGSHRDQLDEATKERIDTAYKEMNEHVGLKWD; encoded by the coding sequence ATGCAAAGAAGACAGGAAAGACATAAACGTGGACCAGTTTTTCGTTTTATGAGGGGCTTGGTAAACTTTTTTAGGAGTTATCGCAAGTGGAGCAATAAAGGATTTGTTGCTGTCCTTTTGCTAGCAGTTGCTTTATCAATGGGCTTAGTCTTGTTGTTTGAAAGTTTCCAAGGAATCCCTTTAACCAGTCAAAAAAAGGATGCCATTTCTCAAGAAACAAATAAGTATAATCAAAATTCCAAAGATCAGGAAGAGGAAAAGATTGCTAGAATTATGGCCAACGGGGACCTCCTCTATCACATTCCTATCTATCGTTCTGCTTTAAAAGAAGATGGGACCTATGATTTCCATGAAAATTTTGAATATGTAAAACCATGGCTCAAACAAGCAGACTTGATTTTAGGTGATTTTGAAGGTACTGTGAATAAGGACCACTATTTGGCTGGTTATCCGCTATTTAATGCACCTGGAGAAGTCATGGATGCCATCAAGGATGCCGGTTATCAAGTGCTAGACTTGGCGCATAATCATATCCTAGATTCACAAATAGAAGGTGTGGTCTCAACAGCAGATGCTATTGAAAAGGCAGGAATGACACCGATTGGCGTGTATACGCATGAGTCCCGTGATCAAGCTCCACTCGTTATCAAGGAAGTCAACGGCATCAAGGTTGCGCTTTTAGCCTATTCTTATGGTTTCAATGGAATTGAGCAAAGTATTTCTCAAGAAGACTATAACCGCTATCTTTCAGACCTAAATGAAGACAAGATGAGGGATGAAATTGAACGAGCAGAGAAGGAAGCAGATATCACCATTATCATGCCTCAGATGGGTGTGGAGTATCGCTTGGAACCAACTGAAGAACAAAAGGCTCTTTATCACAAGATGATCGATTGGGGAGCTGATATTATCTTTGGAGGGCACCCTCACGTAGTTGAACCATCTGAAACGGTTGAAAAAGATGGGGACAAGAAACTCATTATCTATTCAATGGGGAACTTCATTTCCAATCAAAGAATTGAAACCATGCAAGATGAAGAGAATGCTAAGTGGACAGAGCGTGGCGTGCTTATGGATGTGACCATTAAGAAAAAGGATGGCAAGACGACAATCGAAACTGCTAAAGCACATCCTTCTTGGGTAAATCGTACACCGAAAGGAACCTATTCTCCAGAAGGTTATCCACTATTCCTATACCAAACTTATATCTTAGAAGATTTTATCGAGGGTGGTAGTCATCGTGACCAGTTAGATGAAGCGACTAAGGAACGAATTGATACAGCCTACAAAGAAATGAACGAACATGTGGGATTGAAGTGGGACTAG
- the def gene encoding peptide deformylase, with protein sequence MSAIERITKAAHLIDMNDIIREGNPTLRAVAEEVTFPLSDQEIILGEKMMQFLKHSQDPVMAEKMGLRGGVGLAAPQLDISKRIIAVLVPNIVEEGETPQEAYDLQAIMYNPKIVSHSVQDAALGEGEGCLSVDRNVPGYVVRHARVTVDYFDKDGEKHRIKLKGYNSIVVQHEIDHINGIMFYDRINEKDPFAVKDGLLILE encoded by the coding sequence ATGTCTGCAATAGAACGTATTACAAAAGCTGCTCATTTAATTGATATGAACGATATTATCCGCGAGGGGAATCCCACTCTACGCGCGGTTGCTGAGGAAGTCACTTTCCCCCTATCTGACCAGGAAATCATCCTTGGCGAAAAGATGATGCAATTCCTGAAACATTCCCAAGATCCCGTCATGGCCGAAAAAATGGGACTCCGAGGTGGGGTTGGACTTGCTGCTCCTCAATTAGATATCTCAAAACGTATTATCGCTGTTTTGGTACCTAATATTGTCGAAGAAGGCGAAACTCCACAGGAAGCCTACGACTTGCAAGCCATTATGTACAATCCAAAAATCGTCTCTCACTCTGTTCAAGACGCTGCTCTTGGTGAAGGAGAAGGTTGCCTATCTGTTGACCGCAACGTGCCTGGTTATGTTGTTCGCCATGCCCGCGTTACTGTTGACTACTTTGACAAGGATGGAGAAAAACACCGTATCAAGCTCAAAGGCTACAACTCCATCGTTGTTCAGCATGAAATTGACCACATTAACGGAATCATGTTTTACGATCGTATCAATGAAAAAGACCCATTTGCAGTTAAAGATGGTTTACTAATTCTAGAATAA